The following proteins come from a genomic window of Pseudomonas sp. MAG733B:
- a CDS encoding sensor histidine kinase, which translates to MKCNLPGRHSLFWKLACLLVAFCLLMIWLSWSWGRYMEERNQFLSDEARGTLTRYSAEAEQAWRQDERQGVDRWLQSMQRREKSWVGVIGGDLQSLGSQPLTDKDIEHLTFLRGLDWPIHKKGRPWMRVPFPGDPSAGSLVIELPQRFVPGQYRVFWRVITNGVIPGLFTLLLCVGLYRLLVVPLNHLRAQANAWRADQLNVRLSSRTTNRSDELGELGRAFDHMSERLQTTVALQQQLLRDLSHELRTPLSRLRVASESEQGLEALRERIGREVDGMQRLVEDTLQLAWLDTERTRLPDEAIQVQALWEMLTENACYESCWSPAQLRCEVDASCWVRGNLNTLAQALENMLRNAIRHSPAGGIVALGGRREGKFWHLWLEDQGGGVAETDLERIFLPFTRLDGSRPGDGGFGLGLSIARNAVQRQGGQLWAQNTAAGLRMNMRLLVHTSPV; encoded by the coding sequence ATGAAATGTAATTTGCCGGGGCGGCACTCGCTGTTCTGGAAACTCGCCTGTCTGCTGGTGGCGTTCTGTCTGCTGATGATCTGGCTCAGTTGGTCCTGGGGCCGCTACATGGAGGAGCGCAATCAGTTCCTCTCGGACGAGGCCCGAGGCACCCTGACGCGCTATTCCGCCGAAGCCGAGCAGGCGTGGCGTCAGGACGAGCGTCAGGGCGTCGACCGCTGGCTGCAAAGCATGCAACGCCGGGAAAAGAGCTGGGTGGGTGTCATCGGCGGTGATTTGCAGTCCTTGGGCAGCCAGCCGTTGACCGACAAGGACATCGAGCACCTGACCTTTCTGCGCGGCCTCGATTGGCCGATCCACAAAAAAGGTCGGCCATGGATGCGCGTACCGTTTCCCGGCGATCCCTCCGCCGGCAGCCTGGTGATCGAACTGCCCCAACGCTTCGTGCCCGGGCAATACCGGGTGTTCTGGCGCGTGATCACCAACGGCGTGATTCCGGGACTGTTCACTTTGCTGCTGTGCGTCGGGTTGTACCGCTTGCTGGTGGTGCCGCTCAATCACCTTCGCGCACAGGCCAATGCCTGGCGCGCCGATCAGTTGAATGTACGGTTGTCGAGCCGGACCACCAATCGCTCCGATGAGTTGGGTGAACTGGGCAGGGCGTTCGATCACATGTCTGAGCGCCTGCAAACTACCGTGGCGCTGCAACAGCAATTGCTGCGCGACCTGTCCCACGAACTGCGCACGCCACTGAGTCGCCTGCGGGTGGCCAGCGAAAGCGAGCAAGGGCTGGAAGCCCTGCGCGAGCGTATTGGCCGCGAAGTCGATGGCATGCAGCGGCTGGTGGAAGACACGCTGCAACTGGCTTGGCTCGACACCGAACGCACGCGATTGCCCGATGAAGCGATCCAGGTCCAGGCCTTGTGGGAAATGCTCACCGAAAACGCCTGCTATGAAAGCTGCTGGTCGCCCGCCCAATTGCGCTGCGAGGTCGATGCTTCCTGCTGGGTGCGCGGTAACCTCAACACCCTGGCGCAGGCGCTGGAAAACATGCTGCGCAACGCTATCCGGCATTCTCCGGCCGGCGGCATCGTCGCCCTCGGTGGTCGCCGTGAGGGCAAGTTCTGGCATCTGTGGCTGGAAGACCAGGGCGGTGGTGTAGCGGAAACCGATCTGGAACGGATCTTCCTGCCTTTTACGCGTCTCGACGGTTCACGACCTGGAGACGGCGGGTTTGGCCTAGGGCTGAGCATCGCCAGGAACGCCGTGCAGCGTCAGGGTGGACAACTTTGGGCGCAGAACACCGCGGCGGGTTTGCGGATGAATATGCGGTTGTTGGTTCACACATCACCGGTTTAA
- a CDS encoding response regulator transcription factor: MTPIAAGHPRILSIEDDLVLGAYVHEHLGRSGFQVTWCQNGQEGLDAARDQAFDVVLMDILLPGLDGLSVLTQLRQSHSTPVLLMSALGAEADRISGFRLGADDYLPKPFSMAELRVRIEAILRRVALDRRPTMAAIAPATDNLRFDDDLFEVFYGEQAAGLTRSEYRLLETLNRNGEEVLSKAFLYQHVLQRGYAAHDRSLDMHISQIRRKLKAIGYTEREVRTVWGKGYILSAGDEM; encoded by the coding sequence ATGACTCCCATTGCTGCCGGCCATCCCCGTATCCTCTCCATCGAAGACGACCTCGTGCTCGGTGCCTATGTCCACGAGCATCTGGGTCGTAGCGGCTTTCAGGTGACCTGGTGCCAGAACGGCCAGGAAGGACTGGACGCTGCCCGCGATCAAGCCTTCGATGTGGTGCTGATGGACATCCTGCTGCCGGGCCTGGACGGGCTGTCGGTGCTGACGCAATTGCGCCAGAGCCATTCCACGCCGGTTCTGTTGATGTCGGCGCTCGGTGCCGAGGCGGATCGCATCAGCGGCTTCCGCCTGGGCGCCGACGATTACCTGCCAAAGCCCTTCAGCATGGCCGAGTTACGCGTGCGCATCGAAGCGATCCTGCGCCGGGTTGCGCTTGATCGCCGGCCTACAATGGCGGCGATTGCCCCGGCGACGGACAACCTGCGTTTCGACGACGATCTGTTCGAGGTTTTCTACGGCGAGCAGGCGGCCGGCCTGACCCGCAGCGAATACCGGCTGCTGGAAACCCTTAACCGCAATGGCGAAGAAGTGTTGAGCAAAGCCTTCCTTTATCAACATGTGCTGCAGCGTGGTTACGCGGCCCATGACCGCAGCCTGGACATGCACATCAGCCAGATTCGCCGCAAACTCAAGGCCATCGGTTATACCGAGCGTGAAGTGCGCACGGTCTGGGGCAAGGGTTATATCCTGAGTGCCGGCGATGAAATGTAA
- a CDS encoding response regulator, whose protein sequence is MLKKLGIKGRVLLLTLLPTSLMALVLGGYFTWMQQSDLQTQLMQRGEMIAEQLAPLVAPAMGHHNNELLERIATQSLEQPDVRAVTFLAPDRTLLAHAGPTMLNQAPLGDGSQMLRRSGNDATRYLLPVFGKHRNLAGDVIPDEADRLLGWVELELSHNGMLLRGYRSLFASLMMIAAGLCGAALLALRMGRTINGPLSQIKQAVAQLKDGHLETRLPPLGSQELDELASGINRMAGTLQNAQEELQHSIDQATEDVRQNLETIEIQNIELDLARKEALEASRIKSEFLANMSHEIRTPLNGILGFTHLLQKSELTPRQLDYLGTIEKSADSLLGIINEILDFSKIEAGKLVLDHIPFNLRDLLQDTLTILAPAAHAKQLELVSLVYRDTPLSLVGDPLRLKQILTNLVSNAIKFTREGTIVARAMLEEEHEDSVQLRISIQDTGIGLSNQDVRALFQAFSQADNSLSRQPGGTGLGLVISKRLIEQMGGEIGVDSTPGEGSEFWISLSLPKTRDDAEDLPGPPLSGRRVAVLENHELARQALQHQLEDCGLAVTPFNTLESLTNGVTGAHQTDQAIDLAVLGVTSNDMPPERLNQHIWDLEHLGCKVLVLCPTTEQTLFHLSVPNPHSQLQAKPACTRKLRRALSDLVNPRLPRSEPGEPVSSRAPKVLCVDDNPANLLLVQTLLEDMGAKVLAVESGYAAIKAVQSETFDLVLMDVQMPGMDGRQSTEAIRQWESERHCTPLPIVALTAHAMANEKRALLQSGMDDYLTKPISERQLAQVVLKWSGLALRNQVPERSGDSHGSAYELLVLDHEEGLRLAAGKADLAADMLAMLLASLEADREAIRQAQASHDHNALIERVHRLHGATRYCGVPQLRAACQRSETLLKQQDPKAFGALEELDRAINRLAAQARINA, encoded by the coding sequence GTGCTCAAGAAACTGGGAATTAAAGGCCGCGTGCTGTTGCTGACCCTGTTGCCGACCAGCCTGATGGCGTTGGTCCTGGGCGGCTATTTTACCTGGATGCAGCAATCGGACCTGCAAACCCAACTGATGCAGCGCGGTGAAATGATCGCCGAGCAACTGGCGCCATTGGTGGCGCCGGCCATGGGTCACCACAACAATGAGCTGCTGGAACGCATCGCCACGCAGTCCCTGGAACAACCGGACGTGCGTGCCGTGACCTTTCTCGCGCCGGACCGCACGCTCCTGGCCCACGCCGGGCCGACCATGCTCAATCAAGCCCCGCTGGGCGACGGCTCGCAGATGCTGCGCCGCAGCGGCAATGACGCGACCCGTTATTTGCTGCCGGTGTTCGGCAAACACCGCAACCTCGCCGGCGACGTGATTCCCGATGAAGCCGACCGACTGCTGGGCTGGGTCGAACTCGAACTGTCCCACAACGGCATGCTGCTGCGCGGTTACCGCAGCCTGTTTGCCAGCCTGATGATGATCGCCGCCGGTCTTTGCGGGGCGGCGCTGCTGGCATTGCGCATGGGGCGCACGATCAATGGCCCGTTAAGCCAGATCAAGCAAGCCGTGGCCCAACTCAAGGACGGTCATCTGGAAACCCGCCTGCCGCCCCTCGGTAGCCAGGAGCTGGATGAACTGGCGTCCGGCATCAACCGCATGGCCGGCACCCTGCAAAATGCCCAGGAAGAATTGCAGCACAGCATCGACCAGGCCACCGAAGACGTGCGCCAGAATCTGGAAACCATCGAAATCCAGAACATCGAACTCGACCTGGCGCGCAAGGAAGCCCTGGAAGCGAGCCGGATCAAGTCCGAGTTCCTGGCCAACATGAGCCACGAAATCCGCACGCCGCTCAACGGCATTCTCGGTTTCACCCACTTGCTGCAAAAAAGCGAGCTGACCCCGCGCCAGCTCGACTACCTGGGCACCATCGAAAAATCCGCCGACAGCCTACTGGGGATCATCAACGAGATCCTCGACTTCTCGAAGATCGAGGCCGGCAAACTGGTGCTCGACCATATTCCGTTCAACCTGCGCGACTTGCTGCAGGACACCCTGACCATTCTCGCCCCGGCCGCCCACGCCAAGCAGCTGGAACTGGTGAGCCTGGTTTACCGCGACACGCCGTTGTCGCTGGTGGGTGATCCGCTGCGGCTCAAGCAGATCCTCACCAACCTGGTCAGCAACGCGATCAAGTTCACCCGCGAAGGCACCATCGTTGCCCGCGCCATGCTTGAAGAAGAACACGAAGACAGCGTGCAACTGCGCATCAGCATCCAGGACACCGGCATCGGCCTGTCGAACCAGGATGTGCGCGCGCTGTTCCAGGCGTTCAGTCAGGCCGACAACTCGCTGTCGCGACAACCCGGCGGCACCGGGTTGGGACTGGTGATTTCCAAACGCCTGATCGAACAGATGGGCGGCGAGATCGGCGTCGACAGCACGCCGGGCGAAGGTTCGGAGTTCTGGATCAGCCTGAGCCTGCCGAAAACCCGCGACGACGCCGAAGACTTGCCCGGCCCGCCGCTATCCGGCCGGCGTGTGGCGGTACTGGAAAACCATGAACTGGCCCGTCAGGCCTTGCAGCACCAACTGGAGGATTGCGGCCTCGCCGTCACCCCGTTCAATACCCTGGAAAGCCTGACCAATGGCGTAACCGGCGCGCATCAGACTGATCAGGCAATTGACCTGGCGGTGCTGGGTGTCACTAGTAACGACATGCCGCCCGAGCGCCTCAACCAGCACATCTGGGACCTCGAACACCTGGGTTGCAAAGTGCTGGTGCTGTGCCCGACCACGGAACAGACGCTGTTCCACCTCTCGGTGCCCAACCCTCACAGCCAGCTCCAGGCCAAACCGGCCTGTACCCGCAAACTGCGGCGTGCGCTGTCCGATCTGGTCAACCCGCGCCTGCCCCGCAGCGAACCCGGCGAACCGGTCTCCAGCCGCGCGCCGAAAGTGCTTTGTGTCGACGACAACCCGGCGAACCTGTTGTTGGTGCAAACCCTGCTCGAGGACATGGGCGCCAAAGTGCTGGCCGTGGAGAGTGGTTACGCCGCCATCAAAGCGGTGCAGAGCGAGACCTTCGATCTGGTCCTGATGGACGTGCAGATGCCGGGCATGGACGGACGCCAGAGCACCGAAGCGATCCGCCAGTGGGAAAGCGAACGGCATTGCACGCCGCTGCCGATCGTCGCCCTCACCGCCCACGCCATGGCCAACGAAAAACGTGCATTGCTGCAAAGCGGCATGGACGACTACCTGACCAAACCGATCAGCGAACGGCAACTGGCACAAGTGGTATTGAAGTGGAGTGGCCTGGCGCTGCGCAATCAGGTCCCGGAGCGTTCCGGCGACAGCCATGGCAGCGCCTATGAATTGCTGGTGTTGGATCACGAAGAAGGTTTGCGTCTGGCCGCCGGCAAGGCCGATCTGGCGGCAGACATGCTGGCAATGCTGCTGGCCTCGCTGGAAGCCGACCGCGAAGCGATTCGCCAGGCCCAGGCAAGCCACGATCACAACGCCCTGATCGAACGGGTCCATCGCCTGCACGGCGCCACTCGTTATTGCGGCGTACCGCAATTGCGCGCCGCCTGCCAACGCAGTGAAACCCTTCTCAAGCAACAAGACCCGAAAGCCTTCGGCGCGCTCGAAGAACTCGACCGGGCGATCAATCGCCTGGCCGCCCAGGCACGGATCAATGCTTGA
- a CDS encoding 2-hydroxyacid dehydrogenase has translation MRTILFSSQTYDRDSFLAADLPSGIELHFQAARLSLDTAALAEHHEVVCAFINDDLSAPVLERLAAGGTRLIALRSAGYNHVDLAAAKRLGLAIVRVPAYSPHAVAEHAVALILALNRRLHRAYNRTREGDFSLHGLTGFDLVGKTVGVVGTGQIGATFAKIMNGFGCQLLAYDPYPNPQVEALGARYLSLPQLLAESQIISLHCPLNEQSKHLINRESLAHMQPGAMLINTGRGGLVDTPALIEALKNGQLGYLGLDVYEEEAQLFFEDRSDLPLQDDVLARLLTFPNVIITAHQAFLTREALGAIAATTLQNISAWAAGTLQNQVEG, from the coding sequence ATGCGCACGATTCTTTTCAGCAGCCAGACCTACGACCGCGACAGCTTTCTTGCCGCCGACTTGCCATCCGGCATCGAGTTGCACTTTCAAGCGGCACGACTGAGCCTCGATACGGCAGCGTTGGCCGAGCATCACGAAGTGGTCTGCGCCTTCATTAACGATGACCTCAGCGCCCCGGTGCTCGAACGTCTGGCCGCCGGCGGCACACGCTTGATCGCCCTGCGCTCGGCCGGTTACAACCATGTCGACCTGGCAGCGGCCAAACGCCTGGGCTTGGCGATTGTGCGCGTTCCGGCCTACTCGCCCCATGCCGTGGCCGAACACGCGGTGGCGCTGATCCTGGCACTCAACCGCCGTTTGCACCGCGCCTACAACCGCACCCGCGAAGGTGATTTCAGCCTGCATGGGCTGACCGGATTCGACCTCGTAGGCAAGACCGTCGGCGTGGTCGGCACCGGGCAGATCGGCGCGACCTTCGCCAAAATCATGAACGGCTTCGGTTGCCAGTTGCTGGCTTATGACCCATACCCCAACCCTCAGGTCGAAGCGCTGGGCGCCCGTTATCTGAGCCTGCCGCAACTGCTGGCCGAATCGCAGATCATCAGCCTGCACTGCCCGCTCAATGAACAGAGCAAACATTTGATCAACCGCGAATCACTGGCGCACATGCAACCGGGCGCGATGTTGATCAACACCGGTCGCGGCGGTCTGGTGGACACACCGGCGCTGATCGAGGCGTTGAAGAACGGTCAGTTGGGTTATCTGGGGCTGGACGTCTATGAAGAGGAGGCGCAGCTGTTTTTCGAGGACCGCTCAGACCTGCCCTTGCAGGACGATGTCCTGGCGCGACTGCTGACGTTCCCCAACGTGATCATCACGGCGCACCAAGCCTTCCTGACCCGCGAAGCCCTGGGCGCGATTGCCGCAACCACCTTGCAGAACATCTCGGCGTGGGCGGCCGGTACGCTACAGAATCAGGTCGAGGGCTGA
- a CDS encoding META domain-containing protein yields MKRLALAGMVGASLLGCAAEPVQLQQNRSYILEWIGERPLMDYSHLTITLGEDGRAYGNGGCNHWFAPYTLEGNKLSFGKIGSTRKLCAPALMEQEKRFLQALEGVQRWDVSSIEQMRFWPAEGKPLRWWLEEG; encoded by the coding sequence ATGAAACGCCTCGCCCTGGCCGGTATGGTCGGTGCAAGCCTGCTGGGTTGTGCCGCCGAGCCTGTGCAATTGCAACAAAACCGCAGCTACATTCTGGAATGGATCGGCGAACGGCCGTTGATGGATTACAGCCACCTGACCATCACCCTCGGTGAAGACGGTCGCGCCTACGGTAACGGCGGCTGCAACCACTGGTTCGCGCCGTACACCCTGGAAGGCAACAAGCTGAGCTTCGGCAAGATCGGCAGCACCCGCAAACTTTGCGCACCAGCACTGATGGAGCAGGAAAAACGCTTCCTTCAGGCGCTGGAAGGCGTGCAACGCTGGGACGTCTCGTCGATCGAGCAGATGCGCTTCTGGCCGGCCGAAGGCAAGCCGCTACGCTGGTGGCTTGAAGAGGGTTGA
- a CDS encoding TlpA disulfide reductase family protein yields MTRRLAAALTIIGALMLGGCGNDYGIDQNGQKVAAERLDGKWLVLNYWAEWCGPCRTEIPELNTLAEQLKDKKIGVFGVNFDNVQGEELKGASEKLGIKFTVLAQDPSEVFELPRSEALPVTYIIDNKGKVREQLMGEQTAAGVMAKLEALQAKN; encoded by the coding sequence ATGACAAGGCGACTGGCAGCGGCATTGACGATCATCGGGGCGTTGATGCTGGGGGGCTGCGGTAACGACTACGGGATCGATCAGAACGGGCAGAAGGTCGCCGCCGAGCGTCTGGACGGTAAATGGCTGGTGCTCAATTACTGGGCTGAATGGTGCGGCCCGTGCCGTACCGAGATTCCGGAGTTGAACACCTTGGCCGAGCAGCTCAAGGACAAGAAGATCGGTGTGTTCGGCGTCAACTTCGACAATGTGCAGGGCGAAGAGCTGAAAGGCGCCAGTGAAAAACTTGGTATCAAATTCACTGTGCTGGCGCAGGACCCTTCCGAGGTATTCGAGTTGCCGCGCAGTGAGGCGCTGCCGGTGACCTACATCATCGATAACAAGGGCAAGGTGCGCGAACAGTTGATGGGCGAGCAGACGGCGGCGGGGGTGATGGCGAAGCTGGAGGCGTTGCAGGCTAAAAACTGA
- the arsC gene encoding arsenate reductase (glutaredoxin) (This arsenate reductase requires both glutathione and glutaredoxin to convert arsenate to arsenite, after which the efflux transporter formed by ArsA and ArsB can extrude the arsenite from the cell, providing resistance.): protein MTDLTLYHNPRCSKSRGALELLEARGLTPTVVRYLETPLDAAQIQSLLGKLGISARQLLRTGEDEYKTLNLAVSNLSEAQLIAAIAAHPKLMERPILEVGDKAVIGRPPEQILELLP, encoded by the coding sequence ATGACCGATCTGACGCTTTATCACAACCCGCGCTGCTCGAAATCCCGCGGAGCGCTCGAATTGCTGGAAGCCCGTGGCCTGACCCCGACCGTGGTCCGCTACCTTGAAACCCCGCTGGACGCCGCGCAGATTCAGAGTCTGCTGGGCAAACTCGGGATCAGCGCCCGGCAATTGCTGCGCACCGGCGAGGACGAGTACAAAACCCTCAACCTGGCCGTCAGCAATCTGAGCGAGGCGCAATTGATCGCCGCCATCGCCGCCCACCCGAAACTCATGGAGCGACCGATTCTCGAAGTTGGCGATAAAGCCGTCATCGGCCGTCCGCCGGAGCAGATCCTGGAATTGTTGCCATGA
- the wrbA gene encoding NAD(P)H:quinone oxidoreductase produces MSAPYILVLYYSRSGSTNEMARQIARGVEQAGLEARLRTVPAISTECEAVAPDIPDEGALYASLDDLKNCAGLALGSPTRFGNMAAPLKYFLDGTSNLWLTGALVGKPAGVFTSTASLHGGQETTLLSMMLPLLHHGMLITGLPYSESALLETQGGGTPYGASHHAGADGKSGLDSHEVALCRALGMRLAKTAQKLEG; encoded by the coding sequence ATGAGTGCGCCGTACATTCTGGTTCTGTATTACAGCCGCAGCGGCTCGACCAACGAAATGGCCCGGCAGATTGCCCGTGGCGTGGAGCAGGCCGGTCTTGAAGCGCGGTTGCGCACGGTGCCGGCGATTTCCACCGAGTGCGAAGCCGTGGCCCCGGACATTCCGGACGAAGGCGCGCTCTACGCCAGCCTCGACGACCTGAAAAACTGCGCAGGCCTGGCGCTGGGCAGCCCGACCCGCTTCGGCAACATGGCGGCGCCGCTCAAATACTTCCTCGACGGCACCAGCAACCTGTGGCTGACCGGCGCGCTGGTGGGCAAACCGGCCGGCGTGTTCACCTCTACGGCGAGTCTGCACGGCGGCCAGGAAACCACCCTACTGTCGATGATGCTGCCGTTGCTGCACCACGGCATGCTGATCACCGGCCTGCCCTACAGCGAATCGGCATTGCTGGAAACCCAGGGCGGCGGTACGCCCTATGGCGCCAGCCACCACGCCGGTGCCGATGGCAAAAGCGGTCTGGATTCACACGAAGTGGCGCTGTGCCGCGCGCTGGGCATGCGCCTGGCCAAGACTGCACAGAAACTGGAGGGCTGA
- a CDS encoding DUF2069 domain-containing protein — MAKKPKILPAIDWLEPRVRAMRVISLMCFFGLVGLLCVYYLLVADLHGARPWVILLIELVPLLILAPGMIIGSPRGHSWMCFVVNLYFIKGALAAYDPNRQVFGLLEMGASLAVFCSALLYVRWRYQLNRKLAGEGEISVA; from the coding sequence GTGGCCAAGAAGCCGAAAATCCTGCCCGCCATCGATTGGCTCGAACCTCGCGTCCGGGCCATGCGCGTGATCAGTCTGATGTGCTTTTTCGGCCTGGTGGGGTTGCTTTGCGTTTACTACCTGCTGGTCGCCGATCTGCACGGCGCGCGGCCATGGGTGATTTTGCTGATCGAACTGGTGCCGCTGCTGATACTGGCGCCGGGGATGATTATCGGCAGCCCGCGCGGGCATTCATGGATGTGCTTTGTGGTGAATCTGTATTTCATCAAGGGCGCGTTGGCCGCGTATGACCCGAACCGGCAGGTTTTCGGTTTGCTGGAGATGGGTGCGAGCCTGGCGGTGTTCTGTTCGGCGCTGTTGTATGTGCGGTGGCGGTATCAGTTGAACCGCAAATTGGCTGGCGAGGGCGAAATCTCCGTCGCCTGA
- a CDS encoding DNA-3-methyladenine glycosylase I, producing MRDYKWLNEYCLNRFGSAAELEAHLPVPKTPAQLRDITDDRYLSTMALRVFRAGLKHSLVDAKWPAFEEVFFKFDPEKVVLMSAEHLERLMQDARIIRHLGKLKSVPRNAQFVLDVAHEKGSFGAMIAEWPVTDIVGLWTFLKKRGHQLGGLSAPRFLRMVGKDTFVPSYDVVAALNAQNIIDKVPSSLRDLALVQDVFNQWYEESGGRPMSQISMMLAYTVNH from the coding sequence ATGCGCGACTACAAGTGGCTGAACGAATACTGCTTGAACCGATTCGGTTCGGCAGCTGAACTGGAAGCCCATCTGCCCGTTCCCAAAACCCCGGCGCAACTGCGCGACATCACCGACGATCGTTACCTCTCGACCATGGCGTTGCGGGTGTTCCGCGCCGGGCTCAAGCACAGCCTGGTGGATGCCAAGTGGCCGGCCTTCGAAGAAGTGTTCTTCAAGTTCGACCCGGAAAAAGTCGTGCTGATGAGCGCCGAACATCTCGAACGCCTGATGCAGGACGCGCGGATCATCCGCCACTTGGGCAAGCTCAAGAGCGTGCCACGCAATGCGCAGTTTGTGCTGGATGTCGCCCACGAGAAGGGCAGCTTCGGGGCGATGATCGCCGAATGGCCGGTGACCGACATCGTCGGCCTCTGGACCTTCCTGAAAAAGCGTGGCCATCAGTTGGGCGGTTTGTCGGCGCCGCGTTTCCTGCGCATGGTCGGCAAGGACACCTTTGTGCCGAGCTACGACGTGGTGGCGGCGTTGAACGCACAGAACATCATCGACAAAGTGCCGAGCAGCCTGCGTGACCTCGCGTTGGTGCAGGATGTGTTCAACCAGTGGTACGAAGAAAGTGGCGGGCGGCCGATGAGCCAGATTTCGATGATGCTGGCTTATACCGTCAATCATTGA
- the ttcA gene encoding tRNA 2-thiocytidine(32) synthetase TtcA, which yields MGTLTVNQNKLQKRLRRQAGEAVADFNMIEDGDKVMVCLSGGKDSYTMLDVLMHLQKVAPIKFEIVAVNMDQKQPGFPEHVLPAYLKELGIEYHIVEKDTYSVVKELIPEGKTTCSLCSRLRRGTLYTFADEIGATKMALGHHRDDIVETFFLNMFFNGSLKAMPPKLRADDGRNVVIRPLAYCNEKDIQAYSDLKQFPIIPCNLCGSQENLQRQVVKDMLQEWDRKTPGRTESIFRSLQNVIPSQLADRNLFDFTNLKIDETAASRFVNVVNL from the coding sequence ATGGGCACTCTTACGGTCAACCAGAACAAACTGCAAAAGCGCCTTCGCCGTCAGGCCGGTGAGGCGGTTGCCGACTTCAACATGATTGAAGACGGCGACAAGGTCATGGTCTGCCTGTCCGGTGGCAAGGACAGCTACACCATGCTCGATGTGCTGATGCACTTGCAGAAGGTCGCGCCGATCAAGTTCGAGATCGTGGCCGTGAACATGGACCAGAAGCAGCCGGGATTCCCGGAGCACGTGCTGCCGGCCTACCTCAAAGAGTTGGGCATCGAGTACCACATCGTCGAGAAAGACACTTACTCGGTGGTCAAGGAACTGATTCCGGAAGGCAAGACCACGTGCTCGCTGTGTTCGCGCCTGCGTCGCGGCACGCTGTATACCTTTGCCGACGAAATCGGCGCGACCAAAATGGCCCTCGGTCATCATCGCGACGACATCGTCGAGACGTTCTTCCTGAACATGTTCTTCAACGGTTCGCTCAAGGCCATGCCGCCTAAACTGCGGGCCGATGACGGTCGCAACGTGGTGATCCGCCCGTTGGCCTACTGCAACGAAAAAGACATCCAGGCCTACTCGGACCTCAAGCAATTCCCGATCATCCCGTGCAACCTCTGCGGTTCCCAGGAAAACCTGCAGCGTCAGGTGGTCAAGGACATGCTCCAGGAGTGGGACCGCAAGACGCCGGGGCGCACCGAGAGCATTTTCCGCAGCCTGCAGAACGTGATCCCGTCGCAACTGGCGGACCGCAACCTGTTCGACTTCACCAACCTCAAGATCGACGAGACGGCGGCTTCGCGCTTCGTCAATGTGGTCAACCTCTAA
- a CDS encoding Yip1 family protein — protein MIHHVVGLFTHPDQEWKEIRGDQEESISHMYLTHTLILAAIPAVSAFIGTTQVGWVIGNRAPVMLTMESALWMSVMSYLAMLGGVAVMGAFIHWMARTYDANPSLARCVAFATYTATPLFIGGVAALYPHLWLGMIIGTAAICYTVYLLYVGLPTFMNIPSDEGFLFSSSVLAVGLVVLVAIMAFTVIVWGLGVGPVYTN, from the coding sequence ATGATCCATCACGTAGTGGGGCTCTTCACCCACCCTGACCAAGAATGGAAAGAAATCCGTGGCGACCAGGAGGAAAGCATCAGCCACATGTACCTGACCCACACGCTGATTCTGGCGGCGATCCCTGCTGTGTCGGCGTTCATCGGCACCACGCAGGTCGGTTGGGTCATCGGCAATCGCGCGCCGGTGATGCTGACGATGGAAAGTGCGCTATGGATGTCGGTCATGTCGTACCTGGCGATGCTCGGCGGCGTTGCAGTGATGGGGGCGTTCATTCACTGGATGGCCCGCACCTATGACGCCAACCCGAGCCTGGCCCGTTGCGTGGCATTTGCAACCTACACCGCGACTCCGCTGTTCATTGGCGGTGTGGCGGCACTGTATCCACACTTGTGGCTGGGGATGATCATCGGCACTGCGGCGATCTGCTACACCGTCTACCTGCTGTATGTCGGGCTGCCGACCTTCATGAACATTCCATCTGACGAGGGATTCCTGTTTTCCAGCTCGGTGCTCGCCGTAGGCCTGGTGGTGCTGGTGGCCATCATGGCGTTCACCGTGATTGTCTGGGGACTCGGCGTGGGGCCGGTCTATACGAACTGA